The nucleotide sequence TCCCTCTGGCGTGGTTTGACACCCCCAAGGACATCTCACCTGACTTTCTCCTCCACCTTCAGGCCCTTGATGGTCTCCACGTAGTCGGAGATGGTGTTGACCGCATCGCTGTAGTAAGACTTGATTGTGTTGCTGAACATGGTGAGGGTGCCCTGCTCTTCATCCTCGGCCTGCCTCGGCATGCGGAAACCTTCTGCACCTGCGTGGCACCAGCGCGTGGGcttttgagttcatgcatttccatttgtcaagatagcGAATGTGCAGTGGGAAGGAAGGTATAAAAATGGGCATCTATCTTTCCTTGAGCATTTAGGCTCCCATCCTCGTTGGTTTTATTAACAGTATTAGTTATGTTAACGAAACATTAGTTTTATAGGTTGGAAAAAACGTTTATGGGGTGATTTGAACCATTGACCACAGTGTTCctgtttttccatttattttagaGAAAGATCAGTCAAATGTCAAGTTTAAGACTTGGAGGCTTGTCCTTCCATTTTGTGGCtaaaatgtgagtgtgtgtccaCTTACTGAGAGCGAGGACTGCGAGCAGCACAAAAACAACCAACAGTTTGTTCATGATGGTGGTGGATCTGCAAACAGCACAGTCAACATTTAGCCATCGTGTCCACTAGGGAGCGACATCGGCTTTCTTGAGTTGCCTTTCGGGTCATGACTTGAATGCTGTTATTGGCCGCACACGTCATACCTCGGGCAAAGAATTGTAAGGCAAAAAATGGTCAGAGTACTCACTGTCGTCCTCTCCGGAAGCGCGATGAGAAAAACGGGTCGGCTCCTCGGCCGGCCTCCTCCTCCGTTTATATATCGGCTGCCAAGTGTTGACTTGTCGCTCCTGGAGCCAAAGTGCACTCCGGAGGAGATAATCCTGCGTTGTCGTCGTCCCCTCCCTCTGGGTTTGCGAGTCCGCGCTGCGTGGCATGGCGTGACGTGGGGTTTAAAAAACATGCTATCGgaacgaggaggaggagcgccGAGGGTCATCAGAATGCACTTTGATGTGGTGTGGCCACAATGTTGCGTGTGAAGCCATCGCACTTTGGCTTCATAGCAACCTTCCATGACGTCTTGGGCTGGGAGGCCTACTCCTGGACGGTTGGACTGGTTTTAGGACAATTTGGAGATCAGTGACAAAGATGCAATAGTTTTGCTGCTGTGCCTTGACATGCGAGTTAAATTAGGGTGACCAGGTTTGGGTTTCTTAAAGGAcaccttttttgggggggaggtgggggggttcATCGGTGTATCGGTGTATGCTATGACACAAATGATATGGTGTCTGTATAGCAGTTGCATTTATTGGTccgaataacacaaaacaacatatgtacaacaacaaaaacatatttacactaaCAAAAACATATGTACAGACATTTTTTGAGTTTTATAGTGGTAcgcgaagtaaaaaaaaaaaaagtttacaatGGCTTCTGTCTTCGTTCGGGCGCGTGAGAATTTTTTGTGAAAATCTTCCTTACCAAGCCAGATGTGCAGTCCTGTTGCTTTCATGGTGTTTAACTGTATGAAAAGTATGCTACCTTCTGCTGCAGTGACGGCTACACTCTCAGACTTCGTCACAAAGAAATCCATGACTTTGGATGATGACCTCTCGCCCCTTGTTGCttttgtgtgcttggctgaattTATGTGTGCCTGCAGGTTGTTGGCACCTTCATTTGCCACAGACACATCAGTGCCTGCCTTACATTTCAAGCACTCAGCTTCACAAAGATCACAACCCTGGCCAAAGCACAGGAATTTTTTCATTGCAGCATTGCTTGTAAACACTCGGTGTAGACTGGCCAGCCCACTCTACTTCGTAGCAAAGTGTCaagatttgaggagaagggcgtgacttatttgcgaCCGATACAGAGAAACCTATAATTGAGTGAAATAGAACAGAGTGGGgcggcttggtggcgcactagttagcacgtccacgtgtggagtttgcatgttcccccCGTGCCCACGTGGGTTTTGTCCGGGCACTCGGGTTTccgcccacatcccaaaaacatgcttgataggccAATTGAGCTCTCCGAAtttcccctaggtgtgagtgcgagtgcggatggttgttcatctctgtgtgccctgcgattggctggcaaccggttcagggtgtcccccgcctactgcccgatgactgttgggataggctccagcacgcccgcgacccccgtggggacaagcggtacagaaaatggatggatagactgTCAGTTGTTATGATATGATATCATTTTATGCACCATGATTTATGCTGCAATGCAATTTGTGGGCCAATGGGAGGCAGTATAAGACTTTACAGCAGGGGTCAGTAAATATTTTGAAGCTGAGAATTACGTCTGTTGATTAGTGCAGAGATATGAGTTTGATACACGCTTTTTAAAGTACAAATGTGCTAAAATTACATttaatctattattattattatcatcatcattattattttcattattattattatcattactgttgttgttattattattatcaatattattattgttgttgttgttagtaTCGGGGCAAGGGAAAATTGACTAAGTCACTGGTTGACAAACATTTCTGCCTAGAAAcgtaaaagaaaagaagaaaagaaaagtaatCATTGGAATAATTGATAGATTaatcaattctaaaaaaaatagttgGTCTTTGCTCTAGTTAGTTATTGTTAATAATTAGAGACCCTCGTTAATGTGAAGACACTGATCGTTTGAATGATTTGTCACAATTATTACCAATATCCAAAGCTTAACTTCTATCATTCTTTCCCATTATTCAAAAATGGATTCAGATGtcagacttgacttgacttgacttgacttgacttgacttgacttgacttgacttgacttgacttgacttgatttgatttgatttgatttgatttgaaatgGTTTCAGATGTTCATCAGCATTACTTGAAAATCACAACGCCCCATCACTGGTGAACTATTTTTTGTATTCGATAACGTTTGTGTCACTAAATCTAAATCGATGCTTTGATTCAGCGATTGTGCTTGAGAGGTTTTTGCAAATGTCCTGGACAACGGCAACGTGGATTATAGAAGTGAGAGTGAGGAGCAGAATTTTTAACTGTCGGTGTTTGTCGGTGCAGCATCTGGCTGCCATCGAACCGTCAAATGAGATCCAGTTTAAGCTTAAACAGGCACCTTGCagacattttttattattattattcctgtTCATTTTATTGCACACACTCACAGATACAAACATGCACATATTCGCACGAGGACTACTGTTGGTGTACCAAACACAAACATGTTGCACACGCTGAGTACGTTTGGCGTGGACGGCGTTGGCGATTCGATGGtgttaatagaaaaaaaacaaaaaaaacaatgcttgGTGCTCCTTGGGGCTCGAAGCGCTGTGCGGTCTCCGTCAGGCTTCCGGGAAAAGCCGGCCAAGCTTTTTACTCGGCGGGCAGGAACTTGTCCAGGTAAACCTTGATATTGTTGATGGCGTTGTTCAGGGACTCGCCGATCTGGGGGCGCAGGTAGTATCCGTACAGGCCCAGGACGGATGTGCGGGCTTTGTCCACCAGGGGGCCGACCTCTTCAACTATCCCGCTAAGCAGCagacgtgcgcgcgtgcgtaaaTTCCACGTGCCACCAAAAGCTCAAGTGCGCAACTGTGTGTGGCTTTTGCAAACGCTCACCTGCCAACCTTGATGATGGCCTGGAGCTCGGGCTTGGTCTGCAGATCCTCCAAGTACTCTTTGGCCTTGGCGCCCTGGTCGCTCTCTCCCATTTTCTCAATTAATGGGGCCACGGCTGTCTGGATTTTGCCGTAAGCGTTGATCAGACGCTTGTAGAAGACGCCCTTCAAGGCGTCGTATTTATCCACGAGCTCCTTGT is from Syngnathus scovelli strain Florida chromosome 9, RoL_Ssco_1.2, whole genome shotgun sequence and encodes:
- the apoc2 gene encoding apolipoprotein C-II, which gives rise to MNKLLVVFVLLAVLALSAEGFRMPRQAEDEEQGTLTMFSNTIKSYYSDAVNTISDYVETIKGLKVEEKVRNLYAETTTILSTYNSIVQDQLYHLFTGQQ
- the apoa2 gene encoding apolipoprotein A-II — translated: MNTKYAIALILALQVSMSLCEIPAPDKELVDKYDALKGVFYKRLINAYGKIQTAVAPLIEKMGESDQGAKAKEYLEDLQTKPELQAIIKVGSGIVEEVGPLVDKARTSVLGLYGYYLRPQIGESLNNAINNIKVYLDKFLPAE